In the genome of Natronorubrum sediminis, one region contains:
- the fen gene encoding flap endonuclease-1, which yields MGNAALRDIAVIEEVPFDDIEGVVAVDAHNWLYRYLTTTVKWTSSETYTTADDTEVANLVGIVQGLPKFFEHDITPVMVFDGGPSELKEDEIESRREQRETYEEQLETAREEGDQVAIAQLESRTQRLTPTIQETSRKLLELLDVPIVEAPAEGEAQAAHMVRRGDADYVGSEDYDALLFGSPLTLRQLTSKGDPELMDLEATLAHHDLTLEQLIDAAILIGTDFNEGVTGIGPKTAISAITEHGDLWSVLEARDAHVEYGDRVRQLFRDPNVTDDYEFDRSLDPDLEAARDYVCEEWEVHADEVDRGFERIEESVSQTGLDRWT from the coding sequence ATGGGAAACGCTGCACTCCGTGACATCGCCGTGATCGAGGAGGTGCCGTTCGACGATATCGAGGGGGTCGTCGCCGTCGACGCCCACAACTGGCTCTATCGGTACCTGACGACGACGGTCAAGTGGACCTCGAGCGAAACGTACACGACCGCAGACGACACCGAAGTCGCGAATCTCGTCGGGATCGTCCAGGGCCTGCCGAAGTTCTTCGAGCACGACATCACGCCCGTAATGGTCTTCGACGGCGGCCCCTCGGAACTCAAAGAAGACGAAATCGAGTCCCGCCGTGAGCAGCGCGAAACCTACGAGGAACAACTCGAGACCGCTCGCGAGGAAGGCGATCAGGTGGCCATCGCCCAACTCGAGTCCCGAACCCAGCGACTGACGCCGACGATCCAGGAGACCAGCCGGAAGCTACTGGAACTGCTCGACGTGCCGATCGTCGAAGCCCCCGCGGAGGGCGAGGCACAGGCCGCGCACATGGTTCGACGCGGCGACGCCGACTACGTCGGCTCGGAGGACTACGACGCCTTGCTCTTTGGCTCGCCGCTGACGCTTCGCCAGCTCACGAGCAAGGGCGATCCCGAACTGATGGATCTCGAGGCGACGCTCGCACATCACGACCTCACGCTCGAACAACTGATCGACGCGGCCATCCTCATCGGGACGGACTTCAACGAAGGCGTCACGGGAATCGGGCCCAAAACGGCGATCTCGGCCATCACCGAACACGGCGATCTCTGGAGCGTCCTCGAGGCGCGAGACGCTCACGTCGAGTACGGCGACCGCGTCAGGCAGTTGTTCCGTGATCCGAACGTGACCGACGACTACGAGTTCGACCGGTCGCTGGATCCGGACCTCGAGGCGGCCCGTGACTACGTCTGCGAGGAGTGGGAAGTACACGCCGACGAAGTCGATCGCGGTTTCGAACGGATCGAAGAGAGCGTCAGCCAGACCGGACTCGATCGCTGGACCTGA
- a CDS encoding carbon-nitrogen hydrolase family protein, with translation MVAETFTAAAAQVEPVYHDKEGTLEKTCQWIERAGAQDVDVLVFPETYFPGYPYWRGCSISRWSELVVELQKNSLSVGDDALEIIGETIDEANLHVVLGTNELSERPGSETLYNSLFYFDRSGELVRRHRKLMPTHGERAIWGRGDPSTLDTHDTDIGRMGGLICYENHMTLPKGALAAMGEEIHPAVWPGFWEQHGHPGNKTKATDRDAIETCDQYPAMRQYAFETQSFVISSSAYVSDDMLDSVSEEVGLNIAAGGSMLVNPAGIVKAGPVLNEEALLTAEFDRDERRATKAYFDAVGHYTRWDAVNLNVRNTELEPLESDDAHTDHAGPVAPSPAAIEEIATEHELSIETVESVVDSLHSR, from the coding sequence ATGGTCGCAGAGACGTTCACCGCCGCTGCCGCACAGGTCGAACCCGTCTATCATGACAAGGAGGGAACGCTCGAGAAGACGTGCCAGTGGATCGAACGGGCTGGAGCGCAAGACGTCGACGTGCTGGTCTTCCCGGAGACGTATTTCCCGGGCTATCCCTACTGGCGTGGCTGTTCGATCAGCCGCTGGAGCGAACTCGTGGTCGAATTACAGAAGAACAGCCTCTCGGTCGGAGATGACGCACTCGAGATCATTGGCGAGACGATCGACGAAGCGAACCTCCACGTCGTTCTCGGGACGAACGAACTCTCAGAGCGGCCGGGAAGCGAGACGTTGTACAATTCGCTGTTTTACTTCGACCGATCGGGCGAGTTAGTTCGTCGCCACCGAAAACTCATGCCCACACATGGCGAGCGAGCGATTTGGGGGCGAGGCGATCCCTCGACGCTCGATACGCACGACACCGATATCGGACGGATGGGTGGGCTCATCTGCTACGAGAATCACATGACACTCCCGAAGGGTGCCCTCGCCGCGATGGGCGAGGAGATTCACCCCGCCGTCTGGCCTGGCTTCTGGGAACAACACGGCCATCCCGGAAACAAGACGAAAGCAACGGACCGGGACGCGATCGAGACGTGCGATCAGTACCCCGCGATGCGTCAGTACGCCTTCGAAACCCAGTCGTTCGTCATCTCGAGTTCGGCGTACGTCAGCGACGACATGCTCGACTCCGTCTCCGAGGAAGTCGGCCTCAACATCGCCGCCGGCGGGAGCATGCTCGTCAACCCCGCCGGAATCGTCAAAGCCGGACCCGTTCTGAACGAGGAAGCGCTGCTCACCGCCGAGTTCGACCGAGACGAACGCCGTGCGACGAAGGCCTACTTCGACGCGGTGGGTCACTACACTCGCTGGGACGCCGTGAACCTGAACGTCCGGAATACCGAGCTCGAGCCACTCGAGTCCGACGATGCTCACACCGATCACGCCGGCCCCGTGGCCCCGAGTCCGGCGGCGATCGAAGAAATCGCGACGGAACACGAGCTATCGATCGAGACGGTGGAGTCTGTCGTCGACTCGCTTCACTCGCGCTAA
- the mvaD gene encoding phosphomevalonate decarboxylase MvaD, whose protein sequence is MKATAMAHPIQGLVKYHGMRDDVKRLPYHDSISLCTAPSHTRTTVEFSMDYDEDTFVVDGEELDGRAYERVEAVVEKARSKSDAAHTVYPVRLESENSFPSNVGLGSSSSGFAAAAMALAEAAELDASRQEISTIARVGSASASRAVTGAFSQLHTGLNDEDCRSRRIPSDLHEDLKIVVGLVPYHKETEDAHDEAADSHMFQARNAHIHGQLAEMRDGLRNNEFDTVFELAEHDSLSLAATTMTGPSGWVYWQPATLSILNTVRELREEEDIPVYFSTDTGASVYVNTTEEYVDQVEEAVADCGVSTTVWDVGGPAKLLGEEKHLF, encoded by the coding sequence ATGAAAGCTACGGCCATGGCCCACCCAATTCAGGGGCTGGTAAAGTATCACGGGATGCGCGACGACGTCAAGCGACTTCCCTACCACGACAGTATCAGCCTCTGTACGGCACCGAGTCACACGCGCACGACCGTCGAGTTCTCGATGGACTACGACGAGGACACCTTCGTCGTCGACGGCGAGGAACTCGACGGGCGAGCCTACGAGCGCGTCGAGGCCGTCGTCGAGAAGGCGCGCTCGAAATCCGACGCCGCCCACACCGTCTACCCGGTTCGACTCGAGAGCGAGAATAGCTTCCCGTCGAACGTCGGGCTCGGCTCCTCTTCTTCCGGCTTCGCCGCAGCCGCGATGGCGCTCGCCGAAGCGGCGGAACTCGACGCATCACGACAAGAAATCTCGACGATCGCCCGCGTCGGATCGGCCTCCGCTTCCCGCGCCGTCACCGGTGCGTTCTCCCAGCTTCACACGGGACTCAACGACGAAGACTGTCGATCCCGTCGTATTCCGTCCGATCTCCACGAGGACCTCAAGATCGTCGTCGGGCTCGTTCCGTACCACAAGGAGACCGAGGATGCCCACGACGAGGCCGCAGACAGCCACATGTTCCAGGCACGCAACGCCCACATCCACGGCCAGCTCGCCGAAATGCGCGATGGCCTGCGAAACAACGAGTTCGACACCGTCTTCGAACTCGCCGAACACGACTCGCTCTCGCTGGCCGCGACGACGATGACCGGTCCATCCGGCTGGGTCTACTGGCAACCAGCTACACTCTCGATTCTAAACACCGTCCGAGAGCTTCGCGAGGAGGAGGATATTCCCGTCTACTTCTCGACCGACACGGGTGCCAGCGTCTACGTCAACACCACCGAGGAGTACGTCGACCAGGTCGAGGAAGCCGTCGCCGACTGTGGCGTCTCCACGACCGTCTGGGACGTCGGCGGCCCGGCAAAGCTCCTCGGCGAAGAGAAGCACCTCTTCTAA
- the nth gene encoding endonuclease III gives MGTPLESREEQATEIVDRLEEAYPDSTISLRYSNRLELLIAVILSAQCTDERVNTETEHLFEKYDGAEEYANAPQDELAEDLSSITYYNSKAGYVRDSCRTILEEHDGEVPDTMEELTELSGVGRKTANVVLQHGHDVVEGIVVDTHVQRLSRRLGLTEEERPEAIEQELMELVPEGYWQQFTHLCIDHGRATCTARNPDCSDCVLADICPSEKGDSDVDLASGDDW, from the coding sequence ATGGGAACCCCTCTCGAGAGTCGCGAGGAACAGGCCACCGAGATCGTCGACCGTCTCGAGGAAGCGTATCCGGACTCGACGATCTCGCTTCGGTACTCGAATCGCCTCGAGTTGTTGATCGCGGTGATCCTCTCCGCACAGTGTACGGACGAGCGCGTGAACACGGAGACCGAACACCTCTTCGAGAAGTACGACGGCGCGGAAGAGTACGCAAATGCGCCCCAGGACGAACTCGCCGAAGACCTGAGCTCGATTACGTACTACAACTCCAAGGCAGGATACGTTCGTGACTCCTGTCGGACGATTCTCGAGGAACACGACGGCGAGGTACCGGATACGATGGAGGAACTGACGGAACTCTCTGGCGTCGGTCGGAAGACGGCGAACGTCGTCTTACAACACGGCCACGACGTGGTCGAAGGAATCGTCGTCGATACGCACGTGCAGCGACTCTCGAGGCGACTCGGGTTGACCGAAGAAGAACGGCCCGAGGCAATCGAACAGGAACTGATGGAACTCGTCCCCGAAGGCTACTGGCAGCAGTTTACTCACCTCTGTATCGATCACGGACGAGCGACCTGTACGGCCCGAAACCCCGACTGTAGCGACTGCGTGCTGGCTGACATCTGCCCCTCCGAGAAAGGCGACAGCGACGTCGACCTCGCCTCTGGCGACGACTGGTGA